The genomic DNA CTAGTCGTGAAAAGTTAGGTTTGGCAGACTTAGAAACGGTTAAGCAAGCGTTAATTGACCAAGGTTTCTACTTGCAATTACCGCCGCCAGAAGAAAACCTGTTAACCCAATTTAAAAAAGACAAGGGAGTTGAGAGTGATTAAAAAACTTGCCGTAGTTCTACTAAGTGCTTCATTAAGCACATCTGTATTGGCAGAGGAAAAAACACAAGCTGACTTCGACGTATACGTTGCTGCATTAAAAAATGAAGCGACAGAAAAAGGCTATGATCAAGCCTTAATCGAGCAAGCATTCGCAACGGCTAAATTTAAAAAGAAGGTCATTTCAGCTGACAAAAATCAGCCTGAAGTAAAAGAAACCCTCGAAACCTATTTACCAAAACGTGTGCCGCAATGGAAAATTGACCGCGCGCGTAAACTATACAAAGAAAACCAAGAGGTTCTTGA from Pseudoalteromonas sp. N1230-9 includes the following:
- a CDS encoding YcgL domain-containing protein; its protein translation is MLTAVYKSKKKADTYLFVEKRDDFTRVPEPLMDTFGQPQYVMIINLASREKLGLADLETVKQALIDQGFYLQLPPPEENLLTQFKKDKGVESD